Proteins from a genomic interval of Paenibacillus sp. FSL R5-0623:
- a CDS encoding maltose ABC transporter substrate-binding protein — translation MRKWQGATLSVMMAFTLAACGAGGGSPSPTTAGENPEEVVELTAENLQPEEGATLVIWEDKNQSSFIEQRVKKFEEKYGVTVKMEELPPTDQVTKLTTDGPAGLAADVVVFPHDKIGSASEAGLILPNDIFEAETVENTSDNALKAVTFKDILYGYPYSVETYALFYNKALYPEAPKNFDEIISFAKTFNNVKSNQYALMWELQQFYYNYAFLASQGGYIFGDNGMDSADLGLNNEGAQKGGQFLQTLKSEVLPLKMGDVNYDIKKGLFSSGKLAMDINGPWTIADYRNAGIDFGVAPLPAIDGKPMTSFSGVKAYYVNAFTQYPNASKLLAAFLSNEEAQMENFDLNGTLPANKNVAADPKLQGDPINKAFLEQFNNSTPMPSLPAMDSVWGPITSAITDIWDTEKDVKASLDNAVKQIQESLATVQ, via the coding sequence ATGAGAAAATGGCAAGGGGCAACATTGTCCGTCATGATGGCTTTTACACTGGCTGCGTGCGGGGCTGGAGGCGGAAGTCCATCTCCAACAACGGCAGGTGAGAATCCGGAGGAAGTTGTAGAGCTGACAGCCGAGAACCTTCAACCGGAAGAAGGGGCAACTCTGGTGATCTGGGAGGATAAAAATCAAAGCAGCTTTATTGAGCAAAGGGTCAAAAAATTCGAAGAAAAATATGGGGTAACGGTCAAAATGGAGGAATTACCTCCAACCGATCAGGTAACCAAGCTGACGACGGATGGTCCAGCGGGTCTGGCGGCAGATGTGGTTGTTTTCCCGCATGATAAGATTGGTAGCGCTTCAGAGGCGGGACTTATTCTGCCCAATGACATATTCGAAGCAGAAACCGTAGAGAACACCAGCGACAACGCGCTGAAGGCAGTGACGTTCAAGGATATCCTGTACGGCTATCCGTACAGCGTAGAGACCTACGCTCTTTTCTATAACAAGGCACTCTATCCGGAAGCTCCGAAAAACTTTGATGAGATTATTAGTTTCGCCAAGACATTCAATAATGTGAAGTCCAATCAGTATGCGCTGATGTGGGAATTGCAGCAATTTTATTATAACTATGCATTTTTGGCTTCGCAGGGCGGTTATATTTTTGGAGACAACGGAATGGATAGCGCGGATCTCGGTCTGAATAACGAAGGAGCCCAGAAAGGTGGACAGTTCTTGCAGACGCTGAAGTCGGAAGTACTGCCGCTCAAGATGGGTGACGTGAACTATGATATCAAAAAAGGATTATTCTCCAGCGGAAAACTCGCTATGGACATTAATGGTCCGTGGACCATTGCCGATTATCGCAATGCAGGTATTGATTTTGGCGTTGCTCCGCTTCCGGCAATCGATGGCAAACCGATGACCTCCTTCTCAGGTGTTAAAGCCTATTATGTGAATGCATTTACACAATACCCGAATGCGTCGAAGCTCTTGGCAGCGTTCCTTTCCAATGAAGAGGCCCAGATGGAGAACTTTGACCTGAACGGCACACTTCCTGCGAACAAAAACGTAGCTGCTGATCCGAAGTTGCAGGGGGACCCGATCAATAAGGCGTTCCTGGAACAGTTCAACAACTCTACGCCAATGCCTTCGCTTCCTGCCATGGACAGCGTATGGGGACCGATCACGTCGGCCATTACGGATATCTGGGATACCGAAAAGGACGTGAAGGCATCACTGGACAATGCTGTGAAGCAGATCCAGGAGAGCCTTGCTACCGTCCAATAG
- a CDS encoding ABC transporter permease subunit, producing MQQQHVPVPVGPNTERQHRMTAAICSIILQGLGQLYNRQWIKGICLLLLEGAGLAYLLPRLSQAVWGIWTLGENTQRFVKVNGSTVLQRGDHSIFLLLDGIIVLLVFFVFILIYILNIRDAYVTGLAREEGKQTLGAAASLRNMMDKNFPYLFLSIPALGILFFTVMPILFTITIAFTNYSAPDHIPPAKLVDWVGFKTFSDLIQLKSWSQTFYGVLTWTVIWAILATVTTYFGGVLVALLIEQRGIRFKKLWRTIFILPYAIPQIISLLLMRNLFNGQFGPINTYMRAFGLEGLPWLTDPFWAKVTVIVVNMWIGIPVSMVLILGVLTAIPRDLYEAAEVDGASAFQKFRIITMPFILFATTPVLIMQFAGNFNNFNVIFLLTNGNPLRGDYQYAGATDLLVTWLYKLTLDNNKFNMASAVGIIIFLIIASFSIWNFRRSKSFKEEDMIQ from the coding sequence ATGCAACAGCAGCATGTCCCGGTGCCTGTTGGACCGAACACGGAAAGACAGCATCGGATGACAGCGGCCATATGTTCCATCATACTGCAAGGTCTTGGACAGCTGTACAATCGACAATGGATTAAGGGGATTTGTCTACTGTTACTGGAGGGAGCAGGGCTTGCGTACCTGCTTCCTCGCCTGTCACAGGCCGTGTGGGGCATATGGACACTGGGGGAAAATACACAGCGTTTTGTCAAAGTGAATGGGTCCACTGTACTTCAAAGGGGAGACCATTCCATCTTTTTACTGCTTGATGGCATTATCGTATTACTGGTGTTTTTTGTGTTTATCCTGATCTACATTCTGAATATTCGGGATGCGTATGTCACGGGACTTGCGAGGGAGGAAGGCAAGCAGACCCTGGGGGCAGCGGCTTCGCTTCGGAACATGATGGACAAAAACTTTCCGTATCTGTTCCTGTCCATCCCGGCATTGGGCATTCTTTTCTTCACCGTTATGCCCATCCTGTTTACGATCACGATCGCGTTTACCAACTATTCGGCCCCGGATCATATTCCGCCAGCCAAACTCGTGGACTGGGTAGGCTTCAAGACGTTCAGTGATCTGATCCAGCTGAAATCCTGGAGTCAGACATTCTACGGCGTTCTGACCTGGACGGTCATCTGGGCCATTCTGGCGACAGTCACCACCTATTTTGGCGGAGTGCTTGTGGCACTGTTGATTGAACAGCGGGGCATACGCTTCAAAAAGCTGTGGCGGACGATTTTTATTTTGCCTTATGCGATCCCACAGATCATCTCCTTGCTGCTCATGCGTAATCTGTTCAATGGTCAGTTTGGTCCGATCAATACGTACATGAGAGCATTTGGGCTGGAGGGATTACCTTGGCTGACAGATCCGTTCTGGGCTAAAGTTACCGTCATTGTTGTCAACATGTGGATTGGTATTCCGGTCAGTATGGTACTGATTCTGGGTGTATTGACAGCCATCCCTCGTGATCTTTACGAGGCTGCCGAAGTGGACGGAGCATCTGCGTTTCAGAAGTTCAGGATCATTACCATGCCGTTCATTCTTTTTGCCACAACTCCGGTACTCATCATGCAGTTCGCCGGAAACTTCAACAACTTCAACGTCATCTTCCTGCTGACCAATGGAAATCCACTGCGGGGAGACTATCAATACGCAGGGGCAACCGACCTGCTGGTGACCTGGCTCTACAAGCTCACACTCGACAATAACAAATTCAACATGGCTTCAGCGGTAGGCATTATCATCTTCCTTATTATCGCTTCATTCTCTATCTGGAACTTCCGCCGCTCCAAATCATTCAAGGAGGAGGACATGATTCAATGA
- a CDS encoding sugar ABC transporter permease produces MKTRNNPLRLALSYVLLLIIAVVSIYPVLWIFLSSLRPGAALFSERLWPEAFTLTHYGELFNNPSFMYGRWYMNTLKIAFFTMIFSTLMVTLGMYALSRFRFRGRKTILSTMLILGMFPSFMSMIAIYIILLQIKLLDTHAALILVYSSGAVLGGFIVKGFFDTIPRSLDEAARMDGASHLRVFTSIILPLSKPMLTYVALTSFTGAWMDFIFARLVLRTKENWTLAVGMWDLVNRYQDSNFTMFAAGAVLIAIPITLLFVFLQRFLVQGLTAGASKG; encoded by the coding sequence ATGAAGACACGTAATAATCCGCTGCGTTTGGCCCTGAGTTATGTGCTGTTGCTGATCATCGCCGTTGTCTCCATCTATCCGGTACTCTGGATCTTTCTCTCTTCCCTGAGACCCGGTGCGGCATTGTTTAGTGAACGGTTATGGCCGGAAGCTTTCACGTTGACCCATTACGGGGAGCTGTTCAATAACCCGTCCTTTATGTACGGCAGATGGTATATGAATACGCTGAAAATTGCCTTTTTCACAATGATCTTCTCCACGTTGATGGTGACACTTGGGATGTATGCCTTGTCCCGCTTCCGCTTCCGTGGACGTAAAACGATTCTCTCCACCATGCTAATCCTCGGCATGTTCCCGAGTTTCATGAGCATGATTGCCATCTATATCATTTTGCTGCAAATTAAATTGCTCGACACCCACGCTGCGCTCATTCTGGTGTATTCATCAGGAGCGGTACTGGGCGGATTTATCGTCAAAGGTTTCTTTGACACCATCCCGCGCAGCCTGGACGAAGCGGCGCGCATGGATGGTGCGAGTCACCTGCGGGTATTCACCAGCATCATCCTGCCCTTATCCAAGCCGATGCTTACTTATGTGGCGCTGACCAGCTTCACGGGTGCTTGGATGGACTTTATCTTCGCCCGGCTGGTGCTGCGGACAAAGGAGAACTGGACGCTTGCGGTGGGTATGTGGGATCTGGTCAACCGTTATCAGGACAGTAACTTTACGATGTTCGCTGCGGGTGCGGTACTGATCGCGATTCCAATTACACTGCTGTTCGTTTTCCTGCAACGATTCCTTGTTCAGGGTCTGACGGCAGGAGCTTCGAAGGGGTAA
- a CDS encoding MFS transporter: MGMNPSSEPEVMGYQDGQAALHNTIAPPTLWRNVTFRRILYGYGISVFGDCFNGIAISLWVLQTTGSAKSMAAVQICNMAVSFLFGSVAGTVADRLDRRKLMLASDVFRGVMAIMIAISLFGWHAPFPVVLLLLSLSMFSSLFQAPAFHASVASMVGREHIQQATGTIHMVDNLARISGLAAAGVAVAAFGGFVAILITGATFLLSAVCVLMAGRFPEVQRSVSQQTTFAQEWRSSFGYIYRNRLIRSIVLLNPVLILFFMSAMMLVQVMAVKVWEANPVQFGLIETCIPLGYMIGSALLIASGKRLKRRGRWVFIGLIVLGPLYIFLANVSSPILALPFIVGGGAMFACCTMLTQIMLRTAVPDELQGRVYGVVGTITSTAPILGLMVVSVLADQWGAASVLQGVGILLLATGILAATTLKSIRTYQ, encoded by the coding sequence ATGGGCATGAACCCGTCCAGTGAGCCCGAGGTTATGGGATACCAAGATGGACAAGCTGCATTGCATAATACTATAGCTCCACCAACACTTTGGCGTAATGTTACCTTTCGGAGGATATTGTACGGCTACGGGATCTCGGTCTTCGGGGATTGCTTCAATGGGATTGCGATCAGCCTGTGGGTGTTACAGACCACAGGCAGTGCAAAGAGCATGGCGGCCGTACAGATCTGCAATATGGCCGTCAGCTTTCTGTTTGGATCGGTGGCGGGTACGGTTGCAGACCGATTGGATCGCAGGAAGCTGATGCTGGCCTCGGATGTATTTCGGGGCGTAATGGCTATAATGATTGCGATTAGCCTGTTCGGTTGGCATGCTCCGTTTCCGGTGGTGCTTCTGTTGCTCTCACTCTCCATGTTTTCAAGCCTGTTTCAGGCCCCTGCATTCCACGCCTCTGTAGCAAGTATGGTGGGCAGGGAGCATATTCAACAAGCGACGGGAACCATTCATATGGTGGATAATCTTGCCCGAATCAGCGGACTAGCGGCGGCGGGAGTTGCTGTTGCTGCATTTGGCGGATTCGTTGCCATATTAATTACAGGGGCAACCTTTCTGTTGTCCGCAGTCTGTGTGCTGATGGCGGGCCGCTTTCCTGAGGTACAGCGATCCGTTAGTCAGCAGACCACGTTTGCTCAGGAGTGGCGCAGTTCGTTTGGCTACATTTATCGGAATCGTCTGATTCGATCCATCGTATTGCTCAATCCCGTGCTGATTTTGTTTTTCATGTCTGCGATGATGCTGGTTCAAGTGATGGCGGTCAAGGTATGGGAGGCAAATCCGGTACAGTTTGGATTAATCGAAACCTGTATTCCACTCGGATACATGATTGGCTCTGCATTGTTGATTGCTTCGGGAAAGCGATTGAAGCGAAGAGGGAGATGGGTGTTTATCGGTCTGATTGTGTTGGGACCGCTTTATATTTTTTTGGCGAATGTATCCTCACCAATCTTGGCGTTGCCGTTCATCGTGGGCGGAGGTGCGATGTTCGCCTGCTGTACGATGCTCACCCAGATTATGCTGAGGACAGCCGTTCCGGACGAGCTGCAAGGAAGGGTCTATGGCGTGGTTGGAACAATCACCAGTACAGCGCCTATTCTGGGATTGATGGTAGTCTCCGTATTGGCAGATCAATGGGGCGCAGCTTCTGTGCTGCAAGGCGTGGGTATATTACTGCTGGCGACAGGTATTCTGGCCGCTACAACATTGAAGTCGATCCGAACCTATCAATGA
- a CDS encoding alpha-amylase family glycosyl hydrolase, whose product MFQMAKRVLLSTTLTLSLLAGGALPYLPASAIHADADTAVTNKQNFSTDVIYQIFTDRFLDGNPSNNPTGAAYDATCSNLKLYCGGDWQGLINKINDNYFSDLGVTALWISQPVENIFATINYGGVINTAYHGYWARDFKKTNPYFGTMADFQNLITTAHAKGIKIVIDFAPNHTSPAMETDTSFAENGKLYDNGNLVGGYTNDTNGYFHHNGGSDFSSLENGIYKNLYDLADLNHNNNTIDQYFKDAIKLWLDMGVDGIRVDAVKHMPLGWQKSWMSSIYAHKPVFTFGEWFLGSAASDADNTEFANESGMSLLDFRFNSAVRDVFRDNTSNMYALDSMITGTAADYNQVNDQVTFIDNHDMDRFKTSAVNNRRLEQALAFTLTSRGVPAIYYGTEQYLTGNGDPDNRAKMPSFSKTTTAFNVISKLAPLRKSNPAIAYGSTQQRWINNDVYVYERKFGKSVAVVAVNRNLSTPASIANLSTSLPTGNYTDVLGGVLNGNNITSTNGNVSSFTLAAGATAVWQYTTSETTPTIGHVGPVMGKPGNVVTISGRGFGSTKGTVYFGTSAVTGAAITSWEDTQIKVTIPAVAAGNYAVKVAANGVNSNAYNNFTILTGDQVTVRFVINNASTTLGQNIYLAGNVAELGNWSTGTTAIGPAFNQVIHAYPTWYYDVSVPAGKQLEFKFFKKNGATITWEGGSNHTFTTPTSGTATVNVNWQ is encoded by the coding sequence ATGTTTCAAATGGCCAAACGCGTACTCCTCAGCACAACACTGACACTCAGTTTACTTGCAGGGGGCGCACTTCCCTATCTGCCTGCTTCAGCGATCCATGCCGATGCGGATACCGCGGTTACCAACAAGCAGAACTTTAGTACAGATGTTATCTATCAGATCTTTACAGACCGGTTCCTGGACGGCAATCCTTCCAACAATCCTACCGGAGCTGCCTACGATGCCACTTGTAGTAACCTGAAGCTGTATTGTGGCGGCGACTGGCAGGGTTTGATTAACAAAATCAACGATAACTATTTTAGCGATCTGGGCGTTACGGCATTATGGATCTCCCAACCGGTCGAAAATATCTTTGCCACGATCAACTACGGCGGCGTGATCAACACAGCGTATCATGGCTACTGGGCACGTGATTTCAAGAAGACCAATCCGTATTTCGGAACAATGGCTGACTTTCAAAATCTGATTACGACTGCTCATGCCAAAGGCATCAAGATCGTAATTGACTTTGCACCAAACCACACGTCTCCTGCCATGGAAACCGATACGTCCTTTGCTGAGAATGGCAAGTTATATGATAACGGTAATCTTGTTGGCGGATACACGAATGATACGAATGGATATTTCCATCACAACGGCGGCTCCGACTTTTCCTCCCTGGAGAATGGAATCTACAAAAACCTCTACGACCTCGCTGACCTGAATCACAACAACAATACCATTGACCAATATTTCAAAGATGCAATCAAGCTCTGGCTTGATATGGGCGTGGACGGCATTCGTGTAGATGCGGTGAAACATATGCCTCTCGGCTGGCAAAAGAGTTGGATGTCCTCCATCTATGCACATAAACCTGTATTCACCTTTGGTGAATGGTTCCTGGGATCTGCTGCATCCGATGCGGATAACACGGAATTTGCCAACGAATCCGGGATGAGCCTGCTTGATTTCCGCTTTAACTCTGCCGTACGTGATGTCTTCCGGGATAACACGTCCAATATGTATGCTCTGGATTCGATGATTACAGGCACAGCGGCAGATTACAATCAGGTGAATGATCAAGTTACGTTCATCGACAACCATGATATGGATCGGTTCAAAACAAGTGCCGTCAACAACCGTCGTCTGGAACAAGCGCTGGCCTTCACGCTGACTTCACGCGGCGTACCTGCCATCTATTATGGTACCGAGCAGTATCTGACGGGTAACGGGGACCCTGATAATCGGGCCAAAATGCCTTCCTTCTCCAAAACAACCACTGCCTTCAACGTGATCAGCAAGCTGGCCCCTCTGCGCAAATCCAATCCGGCGATTGCCTATGGCTCCACTCAGCAACGCTGGATCAATAATGATGTGTACGTCTATGAGCGCAAATTTGGCAAAAGTGTAGCTGTTGTTGCGGTGAACCGTAATCTCTCCACACCAGCAAGCATTGCGAATCTAAGCACTTCACTGCCAACAGGCAACTACACCGATGTATTGGGCGGTGTACTGAACGGTAATAACATCACTTCCACCAATGGCAACGTCTCTTCCTTCACACTGGCAGCCGGTGCAACAGCGGTATGGCAATATACAACGAGCGAGACAACACCAACGATCGGACATGTAGGTCCGGTGATGGGCAAACCGGGTAATGTCGTTACGATTAGCGGACGCGGATTCGGTTCCACCAAAGGCACGGTATACTTCGGTACATCAGCCGTTACCGGTGCAGCCATTACATCCTGGGAAGATACACAGATTAAAGTTACGATCCCAGCTGTTGCCGCAGGCAATTATGCTGTAAAAGTAGCTGCGAATGGCGTCAACAGCAATGCGTATAACAACTTCACCATCCTTACGGGTGATCAGGTCACTGTACGATTTGTCATTAACAATGCATCCACCACACTGGGTCAGAACATCTATCTGGCAGGTAACGTGGCAGAACTGGGCAACTGGAGTACGGGTACAACAGCTATTGGCCCTGCCTTCAATCAGGTTATCCACGCCTACCCAACTTGGTACTATGATGTGAGCGTGCCTGCCGGGAAACAACTGGAGTTCAAATTCTTCAAGAAAAATGGTGCAACCATTACGTGGGAAGGTGGTTCCAACCACACGTTCACCACACCAACCAGCGGTACAGCGACTGTAAATGTAAACTGGCAATAG
- a CDS encoding alpha/beta hydrolase-fold protein produces the protein MSTHSVIECLEDIQASQLGNIRNIYVYLPPGYHEQTARHYPVLYVHAGQRAFGPSGPCNETWNMDQAADGLIASGQIESLIIVGITHVRPVTHNEFYHFIAPEREAVSVGCSGIDYEHFIIHELKPIIDHRYRTLPDKHNTGLLGSSAAALCTLHMGMRNPDVFGKLIMMSPFYVDVQLDETSDSGLLEENMYRLPEEVPAVRMWMDIGDTEGLFLPSQVRRVAHQLLERGVRSGEELAFLEQQGACHQEGDWGARVHLPLIYMFGHVGKPSSLKLLGRDVIGLQGGMTVCINAQIQYESGLIQSLLHGNYTSSDPNILQVHTSGALIPVGIGSAFITLTVGELSVTRIYSVIPELSTHVEVCVRAEVAPEEDSEETIYGGMGMKLVRSGKGRYEGSYRVPRDSGFSFRFTRGFRRFETDVDGKSIANRVFRATDDMSVHYQIQSWGSTSAKMGTGGQK, from the coding sequence TTGAGTACCCATTCTGTCATCGAATGTTTGGAAGACATTCAGGCGTCGCAGCTGGGCAATATCCGCAACATTTATGTGTACCTCCCGCCCGGTTACCATGAGCAGACAGCTCGGCATTATCCGGTTTTGTACGTTCATGCGGGGCAGCGGGCTTTTGGTCCATCCGGGCCATGCAATGAAACATGGAATATGGACCAGGCAGCAGACGGTCTTATTGCCTCCGGGCAGATTGAATCACTGATTATTGTCGGCATTACGCATGTTCGTCCAGTCACGCACAACGAATTCTACCACTTCATCGCTCCTGAGAGAGAGGCCGTGAGTGTGGGGTGCTCAGGCATCGACTATGAACATTTCATCATTCATGAGCTCAAGCCGATCATTGATCATCGTTATCGGACGTTGCCGGACAAGCATAATACCGGGCTGTTAGGTTCATCTGCCGCGGCGCTTTGTACATTGCACATGGGGATGCGAAATCCGGATGTTTTCGGAAAACTGATCATGATGTCACCATTCTATGTGGATGTGCAGCTGGACGAAACATCGGATAGCGGACTGTTGGAAGAAAACATGTACCGTCTGCCAGAGGAAGTACCTGCCGTTCGAATGTGGATGGATATTGGAGATACGGAAGGTCTGTTTCTTCCTTCCCAGGTCAGAAGGGTAGCTCATCAATTACTTGAACGGGGAGTCAGATCGGGTGAGGAATTGGCATTTCTGGAACAGCAGGGTGCCTGTCATCAGGAAGGTGACTGGGGAGCGCGTGTTCATCTCCCGTTAATATACATGTTCGGCCACGTGGGTAAGCCCTCTTCGCTCAAACTGCTTGGAAGGGATGTCATCGGACTACAGGGTGGAATGACCGTGTGTATCAATGCACAGATTCAATATGAGAGTGGGTTGATTCAGAGTCTGCTGCATGGGAATTATACTTCGAGTGACCCGAATATACTTCAGGTGCATACGAGTGGAGCGTTAATTCCGGTCGGTATTGGAAGTGCATTCATCACGCTGACTGTGGGGGAACTGTCTGTTACACGCATCTACTCTGTCATTCCAGAATTGTCCACTCATGTGGAGGTCTGCGTTCGTGCAGAGGTAGCTCCCGAGGAAGACTCCGAGGAAACGATATATGGTGGCATGGGCATGAAACTTGTTCGTTCTGGTAAAGGTCGATATGAAGGTAGTTACCGAGTCCCGCGAGATAGTGGTTTCTCCTTCCGATTTACTCGCGGTTTCCGTCGTTTCGAGACCGATGTGGATGGCAAATCTATTGCCAATCGGGTATTTCGAGCAACAGATGATATGTCTGTGCATTACCAAATCCAGTCATGGGGCAGTACGTCTGCCAAAATGGGAACAGGAGGCCAAAAATGA
- a CDS encoding fatty acid--CoA ligase family protein, giving the protein MVNQFLLERFAEQGEHPALIWKDQEYSYRWLLEQVGIMSKWITAEGLTGQLVTLEEDYSPYAAAALVALLGQGCIVLPMDRYLVEAKRQEYIQLAQVRWRLGIEDGQLCIRQTCELSGEVPVLLSSLAQDGVGGLVLFSSGSTGVSKATVHRADRLLHGFRRQVRPFRTIPFMMFDHIGGVNTMLQSLSSGGCLCIIADRSPEEVCRTIEKFRVQALPVSPTFMNLLLLGRNDEGYDLSSLEVVSYGSEVMPESVLAAWNRRFPQLRTIQAYGMSELGILPTRSKEPGSLLFSIQDEGVKYRVVEGELQIHTETAMIGYLNAPSPFTEDGWLRTGDEAVLEQGYIRILGRRSEIINVGGRKVYPAEVEGVLEEMECIEAAVVSGEQSGITGQRVKVTIRLATECTLTDLRRSIWEYCQDKLPSYKIPQKIVITQEALVSSRMKKIRKPMTSIPFASAGK; this is encoded by the coding sequence ATGGTGAACCAATTCTTGCTTGAACGATTTGCGGAACAGGGAGAGCATCCTGCACTGATCTGGAAAGATCAGGAGTACAGCTATCGGTGGCTGCTGGAACAGGTTGGCATCATGAGTAAGTGGATTACAGCAGAAGGGCTGACTGGGCAACTTGTAACGCTGGAGGAAGACTATTCCCCCTATGCAGCGGCAGCATTGGTTGCTTTGCTCGGACAAGGGTGTATCGTGCTTCCCATGGATCGGTACCTGGTTGAAGCCAAACGACAGGAATATATCCAGCTGGCACAGGTGAGATGGCGTTTGGGCATTGAGGATGGCCAGTTGTGCATTCGGCAAACGTGTGAATTATCTGGAGAGGTTCCTGTATTGTTATCCTCGCTGGCACAGGATGGCGTAGGGGGATTGGTACTCTTTTCATCCGGATCAACCGGAGTGAGTAAAGCGACTGTGCATCGTGCAGATCGGCTGTTACATGGTTTTCGGCGGCAAGTTCGGCCTTTCCGAACGATTCCATTCATGATGTTTGATCATATCGGTGGTGTGAATACCATGCTGCAATCCCTGTCCAGTGGGGGCTGCCTGTGTATCATTGCGGATCGATCTCCCGAAGAAGTGTGCCGAACGATTGAGAAGTTTCGTGTGCAGGCTCTTCCGGTCTCTCCAACATTCATGAATCTGTTGCTGCTGGGTAGAAATGATGAGGGGTATGATCTATCCAGTCTTGAAGTTGTGTCATACGGATCGGAAGTGATGCCTGAATCCGTACTGGCAGCCTGGAACCGGAGATTTCCACAACTAAGGACGATACAAGCCTATGGTATGTCTGAACTTGGCATTCTGCCAACCCGCTCCAAAGAGCCAGGCTCGTTGCTGTTTTCCATTCAAGACGAGGGGGTCAAGTACCGGGTGGTGGAAGGAGAATTGCAGATTCATACGGAAACTGCGATGATTGGATATCTGAATGCTCCATCACCCTTTACAGAGGATGGGTGGCTGCGAACAGGTGATGAAGCTGTGCTGGAGCAGGGGTACATTCGTATTCTAGGGCGTCGTTCCGAGATCATTAATGTAGGGGGACGGAAAGTGTATCCTGCCGAAGTTGAGGGTGTTCTGGAAGAGATGGAATGTATTGAAGCGGCCGTAGTTTCGGGAGAACAGAGTGGTATCACGGGTCAGAGGGTGAAGGTGACGATCCGGCTGGCTACAGAATGTACTCTCACCGATCTGCGGCGATCCATCTGGGAATATTGTCAGGACAAGCTGCCTTCATACAAGATTCCGCAGAAAATCGTAATTACACAGGAAGCCCTCGTAAGTTCAAGAATGAAGAAAATACGAAAACCGATGACTTCGATACCCTTCGCCTCGGCTGGGAAATAG